TTGGAGGATTTGATGTCGAGTTAGGAGCATGGTTCATGAAGATGGTTATGTTCGCTGCTGCTGCAGTAACAATCATAACAGGAGGAGTTGCAGAGAGAATAAAAATCCTTCCATACTTCATTGGGGCTTTAATCGTTGGAGGTATTTTATACCCAATTGTTGAGCATTTGGTATGGGGCGGAGGATTTGAGGCGTTAGGAATTGCTTTCCACGACTATGCAGGAAGTGGAGCTGTCCACTTGTTTGGTGGTTTGGTTGGTCTAATGGCTGCATGGGCATTGGGGCCAAGAGCTAAAAAGTATATAAATGGCATCCCACAAGCACTTCCAGGACATAACATCCCATTGGCTGTCTTAGGGGCATTTATATTGGCATTTGGATGGTATGGATTTAACATTGGAAGTGCGGCAAGTGTTGGAGATGGTTTGGAATTAACAAGAGTTGCATTGGCAACAACAATGGCTCTTGCTGGGGGTATCATTGGTGGGGCTTTAAGCTCAAGAAACGACCCCCTCTACACTGCAAACGGTATGTGTGCAGGGTTAGTTGCTGTTTGTAGTGGAGTAGATTTATTCACCCCAATAGGGGCTTTAATTGTTGGATTATTGGCAGGTTTGCAACAACCATTCACATTCAAATTCATTGAAGAGAAATTGAAAATTGATGATGTCTGTGCTATTGGACCAGTTCATGCAATGAGTGGTTTAATTGGGGTTATATGTGCAGGAATTCCATTCTTGTTAAGAGATCCTTCAGCAACATCATTTGTTGGGCAGGTGTTGGGGGCAGTTATAATAAGTTTAATTGCGATTATTGGTGGAGCAATCCTCTATAAAGGATTAGATGCAACCATTGGCTTGAGAGTTTCAAAAGAAGTTGAAGAAGTCGGATTGGATGAAGGAGTATTGCAGGTAAGTGCATACACAAATGACTAAACAAAAACTCTTCTAATTTTTATTTATTCCTATTTAATTTCTTATTATTTCTTTAAGTTTTTAGTTTAGGGGGATATTATGAAGAAAATAGAGGCAATAATAAGACCTTCAAAGTTAGAGGATGTAAAAAATGCATTGCTCAAGGCAGGATGTAAAGGTTTGACGGTTAGTGAGGTTAAAGGAAGAGGAGTTCAAGGAGGAATTGTTGAGAGATACAGGGGAAGAGAATACATCATTGATTTATTGCCAAAGGTAAAAATTGAGATTGTCGTCGATGATGCAAATGTAGAAAAAATTATTGACTTAATATGCGAAAATGCTAAAACAGGAGAATTTGGGGACGGTAAGATATTCGTTATTCCAGTAGAAGAAGTTGTAAGGGTAAGAACAGGAGAAAGAGGAAAAGATGCTTTATAAATAATTTATAATTTTACTCCTTTTTTGTTACTCTTTTTTATTTACCCAATTTTTATTGATTTTTTGCATTTTTTAATAATTTTAAATCGATAATTTTATTAGGTATTTTTCACAGAGTGTTTATAGTCGTTCTACAATTAGATGATAGTTAGCATAACTCTAATTTAAATTAGAGTTTTGTCAAATTACCTAAAATTTAAAATTTAAGATTATGGACAGTGCTGTAAATTTGTAGAACGACTATATTAGTGCTGTTTATTTTGGTGGTATTATGGTTTTTGGTATATTCAAAAAATTAAAAAAGAAATCCATTGAAGATTTTTTAAAAGATAAGGATATTTTAACAATAAAATTAGAAAAGCCACTGGATTGTCTGTGCGATTTTACCTACAACTTTATATGGCAAAGTAATTTTGATTATAACCAAAAAGTAGTTGATGATATAACCTACAAAGATTTGGTTGAACATCTGAAAAATAAAGGAGTTGTCTATATAAAAGGAGATGTTGGAAAGAGGTTTTGCTCATCTATGGGAGCAGATTTAAAATACTTTGGAGGCAAAGGGGGAAAAATTGACGTAGGAACAGTAGTCATTGATGGAAACATTGACACAAGGTTTGGCATCAGTATGGTTTCTGGAACGGTTTATGTTAATGAAAAATCTACCATAAAAGAGCCAATAGGCAATGTAATTGAAGTTGAGAGTGATATTAAAGGATATAGAAAGTTCATATCCATTACTGAATTTGTTGAAAAAAGACACAACGAAAAACTTCTAAAACCAAATAAATTTAGAAATGATGAATTAATTATTAATGATGGAATTGTTAGAGACACTGTTGGAGCAAGATTAGAAAAAGATGCCACCATTGTTGTAAATGGAAACGTTGATTTAAGCACTGGCATACTGATGAAAAAAGGAAAGGTTATTGTAAATGGAAACGCTGGAAAAAATACTGGGGCTGTTTTGAGGGGAGGGTGTGTTATAGTTAGGGGCAATACTGGGGACTTTACAGCCATTGAGATGAAAAAAGGGTTTATCATAGTTGATGGAAATGCAGGAAAATATTTGGGAGCAAAGAAAAAAGGAGGGGTTATATACGCAAGAGATGGCTCACCAATTCCACCAACAAAGAAATATCCTTTAAGTGAAGAGGATAAAAAACTTCTAAATAAATTAGGGTTTTTTGGAGAATTTTACAAATTCCAATGAACTATTATGAATTTCTAAATTTCTATATTTAGATTTATAAATTAATTTTTCCAAAATAAAAATTAAAAATGAAGCCTCGGGCGGGGTTCGAACCCGCGACCTCCTGCTTACCAAGCAGGCGCTCTACCAGGCTGAGCCACCGAGGCACCAAATAATTTTTAAATTCTTAAACAACTATATATAATTTTCGCCGAAAAGTTTATATACCAGAACATCATCTAATAATGAGTGGTGCTATCTGAAGCCCGGTGGTGTAGTGGCCAATCATCCGGGGCTTTGGACCCCGGGACCGCGGTTCGAATCCGCGCCGGGCTACCATTTTTTATTTTGGACAGTTATATCCATATATTTAAATTTATGGTGAAATAATGAAAATAGGCATTTTAAGTGAAGGAAAGTATGGAGAAAGGGCTTATAATGTTATAGGAAAAAAATTCAATTGTGATTTTATTAAGGTTAAATATTCTGGAGAATTTGATGACATAGAAATTGATAAAGATGTTTTGGAGAAATTAAAGGATTATGATTTATTTATAACCTATACCACAAACCCGGATTTAACCTACGAACTCGTTAGGCAAATCAGCAAAATAAATAAAAATGCATTTGTTATTGTTGGTGCATGGAAAGGTGGGGGATTTAAAAAGCAATTGGAAAGTTTTGGTAATGCATTTTGTCCAGATTTGATGTGTGAGATTGATGAAGATGTTTTAAAAAATTATATCGATAAATTTCCCCAATTGAAGGGATTTTTAAAATATTTTGGAAGGCCAAAGGTAAAAATCAAATGCATAGATGACAAAATAAAAGATATTGAAATTTTGAGAGAGGCACCATGTGGTTCAACCTCAGAAACACTAAAGGAATTTATTGGAAAGGAGTTTAACGAAAATACCTTAAAAAACATTGGTTTAAGAGTCCAACATTTCTGCAGAGCATCTAAAATTAGATTATTTGTAGATAACGAATGCAAAAAAATCAAAGCCGGGGAAATTATTGTCCAATCTGTTAAAGAGGGGATTAACCAATAATCTCAAAATCCACACCATGCCCAAATAAAAACAACAAAACACTTGCCGGAATTTCTTTGCTTTTAGTGCTATATATTTCATCTCCAATGTTAATTTTATCAACCTTTTGTTTTATCTTAACATTGTAGAATTTTTTATTAAAACCATTAAAAATCGCATCTTTTAAGGGATTAAAATTATCAAGTTCTTTGTATTTTATCTCCTTAACTATAAACCCTGTATATCCATGCAAAGAGTTGATAACCCTTAACAATCTTATATCATCATCCATAACTTTCTCATCCAATTCCAATTTATTTAAAGTTTCATTTATAATTGAGTATATTTTATCCTTATTTTTCCTTTTTTCAATTATTTTTTTCCAATTTTCTTCTTTTTCAAATTGTTTTGTTGCTATTCTTTTCTTTTTGAACTCCTTTACCAATCTCCTCCTCCAACCACTTCCAACCTTATTTAAATTCAAATTTTTTCCTAAGATGTATTCAATAAAAAATCTCCTCTGCGGTTTTTCATAATGCTCTATGATGTTCCTTATTTCCTCATCCTTTGGTTTAATATAGATGTGATATCCCCTATTCCCACTAAATGCAATTTGCAAATCCTCCTTAGATAACCCAAAATCAGGCATTAAAAATTCCTCAATTAAATAAATTGCCTGCTCTTTTGCTGCGTTTAAGCATTTATCACAAACCCAATCATCACTATGCCTACATTTATTTGTTTTATGAACATCAATATCAAATGCAATCTCTCTCCTAAAAACCTTCTTTTTATTTGCACCACCGGATTTGTCAGGAAATTCCATGTAGGAGAGAGACTTATACAAATGGAATGGGGCATTTTTCAATACCCAATTTTTATACTCTTCCTCATCCTTAAATGAGATGTTTCTATTATCTACTTTTTTAAAATACCCATAACCAAATTCCCTATACTCAATTCCTTCAGGAACCTCCAACAAATCATTTTTTATTGCATAAGAGTAATATTCTTTATACAAATTTTGAATTTCATTTAATTTATCCATAATTACTCCACCATTTTTCACCAATTTATAGTTATGTGCGGAATAGTTTAATAACTACGTTATAGTATAAATCTTTATGACTTTATCAATAGCATTATACGGCAAAACCCAAAAGGGTTTTACCAAAAGACATACGGCAAAACTTTCAGTTTTGCCAAAAGATATTCGGCAAAATCCCTTGGATTTTGCCAAAAACCCTTCTAACACATACGACTATAAATCACAATACCATAAAGTATTAATAATATTATATAAATACATAAAAACCTGCAATATTTAAACATAAATCAAGATTATTTATAATTCACAGAGTGTATTAAAAAGAATGTTGATTTAAGGAGGATCATTATGGAGGATATATTCAGTTTATTGGGTAAAAAGGGAGTTATAGACATAATTTTTAAGATTAAAGAAGGGGTAAATACATTTACTACATTGAAAAAAAGCCTTGATGAGGAAGGTAAAGGTGTAAGTACAAGAACCTTGGCTGAGAGATTGGATGAGTTGGAACATGAGAATATCATTCAAAAAGAGTCCAATAAATATATACTTACAAAAAAAGGAGAAGAACTTATTGAAATTATTGAAAAAGTAAAGTCCTGGGAAGCTAAATGGAGAGAAGTTAAAATACCAAGAGTAATTCTTGGAATGTTAGGTGAAAAAAGATAAAACATTAAAATGCTTATACCCCATTTTTTGATAATATTGCGCGTGGATGTATAGTCGTTTGCGTTATAATGGCCACAGTCATCAATGAAATTAACAAGGATAAATTATGCTTTATTTGAAAATTTAATGATAAAACCGAAGGTTGCCGTATGAATAGCGGCAAAATCTTTGGATTTTGCCGTAGTTATGTTGCAGGAAGTTGATTATTCAACTATTCCGCAAACGGCCCTTGTATAAAACCCTATTAATAAACAACAAAAACATAAAAAATAGTACAAGCGGGGAATACTATGAAGACAATTACATTTTCCATAGCAAAAGGAGGAACTGGAAAAAGTGTCATGACTGCAAATGTTGCTGCAGCACTGGCTTTGAAGGGTAAAAAGGTTGTTATATTAGACGCTGACATTGGATCAAGATCATTAACACATCTTTTTGGGAAGGAAATGAACAAATCATTTATAGAT
The sequence above is a segment of the Methanotorris igneus Kol 5 genome. Coding sequences within it:
- the priS gene encoding DNA primase catalytic subunit PriS, whose amino-acid sequence is MDKLNEIQNLYKEYYSYAIKNDLLEVPEGIEYREFGYGYFKKVDNRNISFKDEEEYKNWVLKNAPFHLYKSLSYMEFPDKSGGANKKKVFRREIAFDIDVHKTNKCRHSDDWVCDKCLNAAKEQAIYLIEEFLMPDFGLSKEDLQIAFSGNRGYHIYIKPKDEEIRNIIEHYEKPQRRFFIEYILGKNLNLNKVGSGWRRRLVKEFKKKRIATKQFEKEENWKKIIEKRKNKDKIYSIINETLNKLELDEKVMDDDIRLLRVINSLHGYTGFIVKEIKYKELDNFNPLKDAIFNGFNKKFYNVKIKQKVDKINIGDEIYSTKSKEIPASVLLFLFGHGVDFEIIG
- a CDS encoding DUF166 domain-containing protein; amino-acid sequence: MKIGILSEGKYGERAYNVIGKKFNCDFIKVKYSGEFDDIEIDKDVLEKLKDYDLFITYTTNPDLTYELVRQISKINKNAFVIVGAWKGGGFKKQLESFGNAFCPDLMCEIDEDVLKNYIDKFPQLKGFLKYFGRPKVKIKCIDDKIKDIEILREAPCGSTSETLKEFIGKEFNENTLKNIGLRVQHFCRASKIRLFVDNECKKIKAGEIIVQSVKEGINQ
- a CDS encoding P-II family nitrogen regulator, with amino-acid sequence MKKIEAIIRPSKLEDVKNALLKAGCKGLTVSEVKGRGVQGGIVERYRGREYIIDLLPKVKIEIVVDDANVEKIIDLICENAKTGEFGDGKIFVIPVEEVVRVRTGERGKDAL
- a CDS encoding winged helix-turn-helix transcriptional regulator, which encodes MEDIFSLLGKKGVIDIIFKIKEGVNTFTTLKKSLDEEGKGVSTRTLAERLDELEHENIIQKESNKYILTKKGEELIEIIEKVKSWEAKWREVKIPRVILGMLGEKR
- a CDS encoding ammonium transporter, yielding MEGIDVFFFLWAASLIFFMKAGFIALEIGQFSHRNAAYHCVLKLLDLAAVFIGYLAIGYGISYGLENIIPLVFGGFDVELGAWFMKMVMFAAAAVTIITGGVAERIKILPYFIGALIVGGILYPIVEHLVWGGGFEALGIAFHDYAGSGAVHLFGGLVGLMAAWALGPRAKKYINGIPQALPGHNIPLAVLGAFILAFGWYGFNIGSAASVGDGLELTRVALATTMALAGGIIGGALSSRNDPLYTANGMCAGLVAVCSGVDLFTPIGALIVGLLAGLQQPFTFKFIEEKLKIDDVCAIGPVHAMSGLIGVICAGIPFLLRDPSATSFVGQVLGAVIISLIAIIGGAILYKGLDATIGLRVSKEVEEVGLDEGVLQVSAYTND
- a CDS encoding GltB/FmdC/FwdC-like GXGXG domain-containing protein, with translation MVFGIFKKLKKKSIEDFLKDKDILTIKLEKPLDCLCDFTYNFIWQSNFDYNQKVVDDITYKDLVEHLKNKGVVYIKGDVGKRFCSSMGADLKYFGGKGGKIDVGTVVIDGNIDTRFGISMVSGTVYVNEKSTIKEPIGNVIEVESDIKGYRKFISITEFVEKRHNEKLLKPNKFRNDELIINDGIVRDTVGARLEKDATIVVNGNVDLSTGILMKKGKVIVNGNAGKNTGAVLRGGCVIVRGNTGDFTAIEMKKGFIIVDGNAGKYLGAKKKGGVIYARDGSPIPPTKKYPLSEEDKKLLNKLGFFGEFYKFQ